In Humulus lupulus chromosome 6, drHumLupu1.1, whole genome shotgun sequence, a single genomic region encodes these proteins:
- the LOC133784619 gene encoding receptor-like protein EIX2: MTMRVFVLLFVVATCHVWSTSSSVDGQCIEKEREALVGFKQGLVDEYNVLSSWASTGGDCCTWRGIRCDNSTHHIIALDLPAQSNEQLLSGQICSSLAELQHLSYLDLSYNNFTNIPEFIGSLSRLTYLDLSYNLIVGIIPSQLGNLTRLEYLNLYNAPGYGQLIGNSIEWLSHLNSLQYFALGNTDFTRATNWFQSFKTASSLSFLALSNCVLPQVDISSLSHSNSSSNSLTDLFIVKSSVHPTTVPWLLNISTSLVNLELSHSDIKGTLPNSFENMRYLKKIDLSANEFEGAIPKSLGNLCSLEYLALEWNKFNTTLDDVLKSLNGCARNSMYFMDLNGNNLRGSFPDDSNTFPPRLQYLSIFNNHLEGPILTNLSVLSDLRVLLANGNMFNGTIPESIGELQYLEDFDFSYNNFSGLVSEVHFRKLSNLKELYLSWNMLTLKFDPTWVPPFDLLSVKLISCKLGPQFPSWLRNQTNISILDISNTEIDDVIPDWFSNHASKLGVLNLQDNQIHGPIPHYLSSVPVLYLSSNRFVTIKDFVCQAVSDKTEVLQVSNNLLFGSLPDCWGNLKSLKLLMLNDNNLSGGIPSSMGFLNKIQYLSLRHNNFSGALPSSMKNCANLQFLDLEDNSLEGEIPTWMGEGLTNLFILGLKSNKFYGSIPSNLCHIRSIQILDLSMNALSGDIPSCINNFTHMMDNSTQKMVIFHSYVIKRRSGTMVYNYNEIAAVKIMWKGRYYQFLYLELLKLIDLSSNKLSGQIPEELTNLVELVQLNLSRNHLYGPIPREIGKMSNLQALDFSNNNLSGTIPTSIEKLSFLANLDLSNNKFSGRIPTATQLQSFNASSFIGNIGLCGNPLPNSCSESNSHHSTNINDSVVNGGKEWFDMSWLKMGFGAGVGVGFAGVSGHFLFNISWMKPFLSKQLR, translated from the coding sequence ATGACGATGAGAGTTTTCGTTCTTTTGTTTGTCGTGGCCACGTGTCATGTATGGAGTACGAGCAGCAGTGTTGATGGACAATGCATAGAGAAGGAGAGAGAAGCCCTTGTAGGCTTTAAGCAAGGCCTTGTCGACGAATACAACGTTCTATCATCCTGGGCAAGCACCGGCGGAGATTGTTGCACTTGGAGAGGAATCAGGTGTGATAACTCAACTCATCATATTATTGCTCTTGATCTTCCTGCTCAATCTAATGAACAATTATTGAGTGGTCAAATTTGTTCTTCGTTGGCTGAGTTACAACATTTGAGCTACTTGGATCTTAGTTACAATAATTTCACTAACATTCCCGAGTTCATTGGCTCTTTGTCTAGACTCACATATCTCGACCTTTCGTATAATCTCATTGTTGGAATCATTCCTTCCCAACTTGGGAATCTGACGAGGTTAGAGTACCTCAATCTTTACAATGCCCCTGGCTATGGTCAGTTGATTGGTAATAGTATTGAATGGCTTTCTCATCTCAACTCTCTTCAATACTTTGCGCTTGGAAATACTGATTTTACCAGAGCCACAAATTGGTTTCAATCATTCAAAACAGCCTCCTCCCTATCATTTTTGGCATTGTCTAATTGTGTATTACCACAAGTAGATATCTCATCTCTTTCGCATTCCAATTCATCCTCTAATTCTCTCACAGATCTTTTCATTGTGAAGAGTTCCGTACACCCCACAACAGTTCCTTGGTTGCTCAATATCAGCACCAGTCTCGTTAATCTTGAACTATCTCATAGTGACATTAAAGGAACTCTTCcaaattcttttgaaaacatgAGATATCTCAAGAAAATTGATTTGTCAGCCAATGAATTCGAAGGTGCAATACCAAAATCGTTGGGGAATCTTTGCAGTCTTGAATATCTAGCGTTGGAATGGAACAAGTTCAACACAACACTCGATGATGTTTTAAAAAGCCTCAACGGCTGTGCTAGAAACTCAATGTATTTTATGGATCTGAATGGGAACAACCTAAGAGGTTCTTTCCCTGATGATTCGAATACATTTCCGCCTCGTCTACAATATTTAAGCATCTTTAACAACCACCTCGAAGGACCCATACTGACCAATCTTTCAGTGTTGTCAGACCTTAGAGTATTGCTTGCCAATGGTAACATGTTCAATGGCACTATACCTGAAAGTATTGGTGAGCTCCAATATCTCGAGGATTTTGATTTCTCTTATAACAATTTCTCTGGCCTTGTCTCAGAAGTTCACTTCCGTAAACTTTCCAATCTAAAGGAACTGTACTTATCTTGGAACATGTTAACATTGAAATTCGATCCCACTTGGGTTCCACCCTTCGACCTACTCTCCGTTAAGTTGATATCCTGCAAGTTAGGTCCTCAGTTTCCCAGTTGGCTTCGAAACCAAACAAATATTTCTATTCTTGATATTTCAAACACCGAAATTGATGATGTTATTCCTGATTGGTTTTCCAACCATGCTTCCAAACTGGGGGTTCTAAATCTACAGGATAATCAAATTCATGGCCCAATCCCACACTATCTGTCTAGTGTGCCAGTGTTATATCTCTCTAGTAATCGCTTTGTTACTATCAAAGATTTTGTTTGTCAAGCAGTGTCTGACAAAACAGAAGTTCTTCAAGTTTCTAATAACTTGTTATTCGGAAGCCTCCCTGATTGTTGGGGGAACTTGAAGTCTTTGAAGCTTCTCATGTTAAACGACAACAACTTGTCTGGAGGGATCCCAAGCTCAATGGGCTTTTTGAATAAAATTCAGTATTTAAGTCTGAGGCACAACAACTTCTCGGGAGCTTTACCTTCGTCAATGAAGAATTGTGCAAATCTTCAGTTTCTTGATTTGGAGGACAATTCGTTGGAAGGAGAAATACCAACATGGATGGGGGAAGGACTTACAAATTTGTTCATCCTGGGgcttaaatcaaataaattttaTGGAAGTATACCATCAAACTTATGTCACATTCGTTCCATTCAAATTTTAGACCTTTCAATGAATGCTCTGTCTGGAGATATTCCTTCGTGCATAAACAATTTTACACATATGATGGATAATAGTACTCAAAAGATGGTGATTTTCCATTCGTATGTTATCAAGAGGAGGTCTGGTACAATGGTCTATAATTATAATGAAATAGCTGCAGTAAAAATTATGTGGAAAGGAAGATATTACCAGTTTCTGTATTTGGAGTTATTGAAACTCATCGATCTGTCAAGCAATAAACTATCTGGTCAAATACCTGAAGAACTAACAAATCTGGTTGAATTGGTTCAACTAAACTTATCAAGGAACCATTTATATGGACCAATTCCAAGGGAGATTGGTAAGATGAGCAACCTACAAGCACTGGATTTCTCCAACAACAATCTTTCAGGTACAATTCCCACAAGCATCGAGAAGCTATCGTTTTTGGCAAACCTGGATTTGTCAAATAACAAATTCTCAGGAAGAATCCCTACGGCCACTCAACTGCAAAGCTTTAATGCTTCTTCATTCATCGGAAacattggactttgtggtaatcCTCTACCAAACTCATGCTCCGAAAGTAACTCACATCATTCAACTAACATTAATGACAGTGTTGTTAATGGTGGTAAAGAATGGTTTGACATGTCATGGCTTAAAATGGGATTTGGAGCTGGAGTTGGAGTTGGGTTCGCTGGAGTTTCTGGTCATTTTTTGTTCAATATTTCATGGATGAAACCATTTTTGTCAAAGCAGTTAAGGTGA